A part of Odontesthes bonariensis isolate fOdoBon6 chromosome 23, fOdoBon6.hap1, whole genome shotgun sequence genomic DNA contains:
- the col1a1b gene encoding collagen, type I, alpha 1b, with protein MFSFVDIRLALLLSATVLLARGQGEDDSTYGSCNLDGQLYNDKDVWKPEPCQMCVCDSGNVICDDVMCEDTSDCEDPYIPDGECCPICPDTDGTPYPDSEIPKGPTGPDGDQGPPGVPGNDGLPGQPGLPGPPGPPGPPGLGGNFSPQMSYVDHSKSSGPPVPGPVGPSGPRGPPGPPGYNGPVGNPGPAGEPGEPGASGPMGSRGASGPPGKNGDDGEPGKPGRPGERGSAGPQGARGFPGTAGLPGIKGHRGFSGLDGAKGDGGPAGPKGEPGASGENGVPGAMGARGLPGERGRPGAPGPSGARGNDGNTGPAGPPGPTGPAGAPGFPGGAGAKGETGPQGGRGNEGAQGARGEPGNPGAVGPAGAAGAPGSDGSAGAKGATGSAGIAGAPGFPGSRGPAGAQGAIGAPGPKGNNGDPGPSGPKGEPGAKGESGPAGIQGLAGPSGEEGKRGGRGEPGGAGARGPPGERGSPGARGFPGADGPAGGKGAPGERGAPGAMGVQGATGESGSSGAPGAPGSKGVTGSPGSPGPDGKAGPAGAPGQDGRGGASGPAGARGQPGVMGFPGPKGVAGEGGKPGERGPAGALGAVGAPGKDGDVGAPGPSGPAGPAGEKGEQGSAGAPGFQGLPGPQGATGETGKPGDQGAPGETGPGGATGPRGDRGFPGERGGNGISGPTGPRGAPGPAGNDGAKGEPGLGGAPGGVGGPGMQGMPGERGAGGLPGAKGERGDGGAKGADGAAGKDGGRGMTGAIGVPGPPGAQGEKGEGGPAGVSGPTGPRGSPGERGETGPSGPAGFAGPPGADGQPGAKGETGDSGTKGDAGAPGPAGVVGAAGPQGPAGPSGPKGARGGAGPPGPTGFPGPAGRVGPPGPSGAAGPPGPVGPLGKDGPRGARGETGPAGRPGEAGAVGASGPGGERGSPGADGAPGASGISGPQGISGPRGIVGLPGQRGERGFSGLPGPSGEPGKQGPSGPVGERGLPGPSGPAGLSGAPGEAGREGSTGHDGAPGRDGAPGPKGDRGEGGMAGPPGPPGGPGAPGGVGPSGKTGDRGESGPAGPAGPSGPAGARGAAGPAGGKGDRGEAGEAGDRGHKGHRGLTGMHGPPGPGGSAGERGPAGASGPAGPRGPSGSSGSPGKDGMNGMPGPIGPPGPRGRNGEMGPAGAAGPPGPPGPPGPPGSGIEFISQPIQEKAPDPMRGGYRADDPNMMRDRDNEVDTTLKTLSQRVEKIRSPDGTQKSPARMCRDLRMCHPEWKSGMYWVDPNQGSSLDAIKVHCNMETGETCIYPSESSIPMKNWYRSKNIREKKHVWFSESMTGGFQFQYGSSEADSEDVSIQIAFMRLMSNQASQNITYHCKNSIAYMDSATGNLKKALLLQGSNDVEVRAEGNSRFTYSVSEDGCTSHTGTWGKTVIDYKTSKTSRLPIIDIAPMDVGAPDQEFGVEVGPVCFL; from the exons ATGTTCAGCTTTGTGGATATTCGGTTAGCGCTTTTGCTCAGCGCAACAGTGCTTTTGGCGAGAGGTCAAGGCGAGGATGATA GCACATATGGCAGCTGCAATTTAGACGGACAGTTGTACAACGACAAGGATGTATGGAAACCAGAGCCATGCCAAATGTGCGTGTGCGACAGTGGGAATGTCATTTGCGACGATGTGATGTGTGAGGATACATCCGACTGCGAAGATCCATACATCCCAGATGGAGAGTGCTGCCCTATCTGCCCCGACACCGATG GAACCCCGTATCCAGACTCTGAG ATACCAAAGGGACCCACTGGGCCCGATGGAGACCAG GGTCCTCCCGGTGTTCCTGGCAATGATGGATTGCCTGGACAGCCTGGCCTCCCTGGCCCTCCTGGCCCCCCTGGCCCCCCTGGCCTTGGCGGA AACTTCTCTCCTCAAATGAGCTACGTTGACCACTCCAAATCCAGTGGCCCACCAGTTCCTGGCCCAGTC GGTCCTTCAGGTCCCCGTGGTCCTCCTGGACCCCCTGGCTACAAT GGTCCTGTAGGTAACCCTGGACCCGCAGGAGAGCCTGGTGAGCCTGGAGCTTCT GGTCCCATGGGTTCTCGTGGTGCTTCTGGTCCCCCTGGAAAGAATGGTGACGAT GGTGAGCCTGGCAAACCTGGACGCCCTGGTGAGCGTGGATCTGCTGGCCCTCAG GGTGCTCGTGGATTCCCCGGAACTGCTGGACTCCCCGGCATCAAGGGACACAGA GGTTTCAGCGGTCTCGATGGAGCCAAGGGAGACGGTGGACCTGCTGGCCCCAAG GGAGAGCCTGGTGCCTCTGGTGAGAACGGTGTCCCTGGTGCTATG gGTGCTCGTGGTCTTCCTGGCGAGAGAGGCCGCCCTGGAGCTCCAGGCCCATCT GGTGCTCGTGGTAATGATGGCAACACCGGTCCTGCTGGTCCTCCC GGACCTACTGGACCTGCTGGTGCCCCTGGATTCCCTGGTGGTGCTGGTGCTAAG GGTGAGACTGGTCCTCAGGGAGGCCGTGGAAATGAGGGAGCTCAGGGAGCCCGTGGTGAGCCCGGTAACCCAGGAGCCGTTGGACCTGCTGGAGCTGCT GGTGCTCCTGGATCTGATGGTTCCGCTGGTGCTAAGGGTGCTACT GGTTCTGCTGGTATCGCTGGTGCTCCTGGTTTCCCTGGTTCTCGTGGTCCCGCTGGAGCTCAGGGAGCTATTGGTGCTCCTGGTCCCAAGGGTAACAAC GGTGACCCTGGTCCCTCTGGTCCTAAGGGAGAGCCTGGTGCCAAGGGTGAATCT GGCCCCGCTGGAATTCAGGGACTTGCTGGCCCCTCTGGTGAGGAGGGAAAGAGAGGAGGACGTGGAGAGCCCGGCGGTGCTGGAGCCCGTGGACCCCCTGGCGAGCGT GGTTCCCCTGGCGCTCGTGGTTTCCCTGGTGCTGATGGACCTGCTGGTGGAAAG GGTGCCCCTGGTGAGCGTGGTGCCCCCGGAGCAATGGGAGTTCAAGGAGCCACCGGTGAGTCTGGAAGCTCTGGTGCTCCTGGCGCTCCCGGATCCAAG GGTGTGACTGGTAGCCCTGGAAGCCCTGGCCCTGATGGCAAAGCTGGACCTGCT GGTGCTCCTGGACAAGATGGCCGTGGTGGAGCTTCTGGCCCCGCTGGAGCCAGAGGACAGCCCGGTGTTATGGGTTTCCCAGGACCCAAGGGAGTAGCT GGTGAAGGTGGTAAGCCTGGTGAGCGAGGTCCCGCTGGTGCTCTTGGCGCTGTT GGTGCTCCTGGCAAAGATGGTGATGTTGGTGCTCCTGGACCTTCTGGCCCTGCT GGACCTGCTGGAGAGAAGGGAGAGCAAGGATCAGCTGGTGCTCCCGGATTCCAG GGTCTCCCTGGACCCCAAGGTGCTACTGGTGAGACTGGCAAGCCTGGTGATCAG GGTGCTCCTGGTGAGACTGGACCCGGTGGCGCAACTGGACCCAGA ggggacagaggctTCCCTGGTGAGCGCGGTGGTAACGGCATTTCTGGTCCAACTGGACCACGTGGGGCTCCCGGCCCTGCTGGTAACGATGGAGCTAAG gGAGAGCCTGGTTTAGGTGGTGCCCCCGGTGGTGTTGGAGGCCCCGGTATGCAGGGAATGCCTGGTGAGCGAGGAGCTGGCGGTCTCCCCGGTGCTAAGGGCGAGAGA GGTGACGGTGGTGCTAAGGGAGCTGATGGTGCCGCTGGCAAAGATGGCGGGCGCGGTATGACAGGTGCTATTGGAGTCCCTGGACCTCCTGGTGCTCAGGGTGAGAAG GGTGAGGGTGGTCCCGCTGGAGTCTCCGGACCCACTGGTCCTCGTGGTTCCCCT GGTGAGCGTGGAGAGACTGGACCTTCTGGACCTGCTGGATTTGCTGGACCTCCT GGTGCTGATGGTCAGCCTGGTGCCAAGGGAGAGACTGGTGACTCTGGAACCAAGGGAGATGCTGGTGCTCCTGGACCTGCTGGAGTTGTTGGAGCTGCTGGTCCTCAG GGACCCGCTGGCCCATCTGGACCTAAAGGTGCTCGCGGTGGTGCTGGACCCCCT gGTCCTACTGGTTTCCCTGGACCCGCAGGCAGAGTTGGACCCCCTGGCCCCTCT GGAGCTGCCGGACCACCTGGACCTGTCGGACCCCTTGGAAAAGATGGTCCAAGAGGAGCTCGTGGTGAGACTGGCCCAGCTGGTCGCCCTGGTGAGGCTGGTGCTGTTGGAGCTTCAGGACCTGGTGGAGAGAGGGGATCTCCTGGTGCTGATGGAGCTCCT GGTGCTTCTGGTATCTCTGGACCTCAAGGTATTTCTGGACCCCGTGGTATTGTAGGTCTCCCTGGACAGCGTGGAGAACGTGGTTTCTCTGGTCTGCCTGGACCATCT GGTGAGCCTGGAAAGCAGGGACCCTCTGGACCTGTTGGTGAGCGAGGACTCCCCGGACCTTCTGGACCCGCTGGACTGTCTGGTGCTCCTGGAGAGGCTGGTCGTGAG GGATCCACTGGTCACGATGGTGCTCCTGGTCGTGATGGAGCTCCTGGCCCCAAG GGAGACCGTGGAGAGGGTGGCATGGCTGGACCCCCTGGACCTCCTGGTGGTCCTGGAGCCCCCGGTGGTGTTGGCCCCTCTGGCAAGACTGGTGATCGTGGAGAGTCT GGTCCCGCTGGTCCTGCCGGTCCTTCTGGCCCTGCTGGTGCCCGTGGTGCTGCT GGCCCCGCTGGTGGTAAGGGAGACAGAGGAGAGGCTGGTGAGGCTGGAGACAGAGGCCACAAGGGACACAGAGGATTGACTGGCATGCACGGCCCACCTGGACCTGGT GGATCTGCTGGAGAGAGAGGACCTGCTGGTGCctctggacctgctggaccccGC GGACCCTCTGGAAGCAGCGGCTCCCCTGGTAAGGATGGCATGAACGGTATGCCTGGACCCATCGGACCCCCTGGACCTCGCGGTCGCAATGGAGAGATGGGACCTGCT GGTGCTGCTGGACCTCCTGGACCCCCTGGACCTCCTGGGCCTCCCGGCAGTGGAATTGAGTTTATCAGCCAACCTATTCAGGAGAAGGCCCCCGATCCCATGCGTGGTGGGTACCGTGCTGATGATCCCAACATGATGCGCGATCGCGATAACGAGGTCGACACCACCCTCAAGACCCTCAGTCAGAGAGTCGAGAAGATCCGCAGCCCTGATGGTACCCAGAAGAGCCCCGCACGTATGTGCCGTGATCTGAGGATGTGCCACCCCGAGTGGAAGAGCG GCATGTACTGGGTTGATCCCAACCAGGGCTCTTCCCTTGATGCCATCAAGGTCCACTGCAACATGGAGACTGGAGAGACTTGCATCTACCCCAGCGAGTCCAGCATCCCCATGAAGAACTGGTACCGCAGCAAGAACATCAGAGAGAAGAAGCACGTCTGGTTCAGCGAGTCCATGACTGGTGGATTCCAG TTCCAGTATGGCAGCAGTGAAGCTGATTCTGAGGATGTCAGCATCCAGATTGCCTTCATGCGCCTGATGTCCAACCAGGCCTCTCAGAACATCACATACCACTGCAAGAACAGCATTGCTTACATGGATTCTGCCACCGGCAACCTGAAGAAGGCCCTGCTTCTCCAGGGCTCCAACGACGTCGAGGTCAGAGCCGAGGGCAACAGCCGCTTCACATACAGCGTCAGCGAGGATGGCTGCACG TCACACACTGGCACATGGGGCAAGACAGTCATTGACTACAAGACATCAAAAACATCCCGCCTGCCCATCATTGACATTGCTCCTATGGATGTTGGTGCACCTGATCAGGAATTTGGCGTCGAAGTTGGCCCCGTTTGCTTCttgtaa